A window of Cucurbita pepo subsp. pepo cultivar mu-cu-16 chromosome LG06, ASM280686v2, whole genome shotgun sequence contains these coding sequences:
- the LOC111796458 gene encoding uncharacterized protein LOC111796458 isoform X1 — translation MIEIKEKPKKGTISNEDSSAVLERYSVRTIFTLLREVAHVSEVRIDWDKLVKNTSTGISNVREYQLLWRHLAYRHTLLENVDSVTDPLDYDSDLDFEIEPFPSVSNESLNEAAACVKVLIANGIPSESDVPSSSVVEAPLTIGISSNSRPFRASLENPQSACLMQGMYVTFPISVQRQPLPTPSATEVFDVNGAAGGNAASRKRRKPWSKTEDLELMAAVEKYGEGNWANILKADFKGDRTASQLSQRWSIIRKRRGKLSVGANTTSTQTSKAQIDAAHRALSLALDLPVNNSKSAANSNMNSSTVSSTSGAEAPVQIQNQSPQVLVPLRPLQVKPLPSAAKSGINTAKNTLMMKSTHNSDSIVRATAVAAGARIVSPSDAASLMKAAQTKNAIHIKSKCVSSIQPPVLGNASTHLDARPSVHYISTGRTATPGSNYVGGKSTMAGKYSMKYVSPKAPYNCSTAVSTNPPSNQISPTTESPLKQEVKSSEECKISKPIITSKDDFRENRTVVRDVFASQISDWESGSRSTCIENQNTSLNMEIDENDIKAACPKQDENKTKANDVKIRG, via the exons ATGATTGAGATCAAAGAGAAGCCAAAGAAAGGAACAATCAGTAACGAAGATAGTTCCGCCGTATTGGAAAG ATATTCAGTAAGGACGATATTTACTTTGCTTCGGGAGGTGGCTCATGTTTCGGAAGTGAGAATTGATTGGGACAAGTTGGTGAAGAACACGTCAACTGGGATTTCTAATGTTCGGGAGTATCAGTTGTTATGGCGGCACTTGGCTTATCGTCATACGTTACTGGAAAACGTGGATTCTGTTACTGATCCATTG GATTATGACAGTGACTTGGATTTTGAAATAGAACCTTTTCCATCTGTTAGCAATGAGTCCTTGAATGAAGCTGCCGCATGTGTGAAG GTATTGATTGCTAATGGTATACCAAGTGAGTCAGATGTTCCAAGTAGTTCTGTAGTTGAGGCCCCATTGACTATCGGTATATCATCGAACAGTCGACCATTTAGAGCCAGTCTTGAAAATCCTCAATCTGCTTGTTTGATGCAAGGAATGTATGTTACCTTTCCTATTTCGGTTCAGAGACAGCCTCTTCCAACACCATCAGCAACTGAAGTATTTGACGTGAATGGAGCAGCTGGTGGCAATGCAGCTTctcgaaaaagaagaaaaccttGGTCGAAGACGGAGGATTTGGAATTGATGGCTGCTGTGGAGAAGTATGGTGAAGGGAACTGGGCAAATATCTTGAAAGCAGACTTCAAGGGGGATAGGACTGCGTCACAGCTATCTCAG AGGTGGTCCATTATTCGGAAGCGACGTGGTAAGTTGAGTGTGGGAGCTAACACCACAAGTACTCAGACATCTAAAGCTCAGATTGATGCTGCACACCGCGCATTGTCCCTTGCCCTTGATTTGCCTGTGAATAACTCAAAATCAG CAGCAAATTCAAACATGAATAGTAGCACTGTCTCTTCTACAAGTGGTGCCGAAGCTCCGGTTCAAATACAGAATCAGTCTCCACAGGTTCTCGTGCCTTTACGGCCTCTGCAGGTGAAGCCTTTACCTTCAGCAGCGAAATCAGGAATCAACACTGCCAAGAATACGTTGATGATGAAGTCTACTCACAATTCTGATTCTATAGTTAGAGCCACTGCTGTAGCTGCAGGGGCCCGGATTGTTTCTCCATCCGATGCTGCGTCTCTAATGAAAGCTGCACAGACTAAAAATGCCATCCACATAAAATCCAAATGTGTTTCTTCAATCCAGCCACCCGTGCTTGGTAATGCATCGACGCACTTGGATGCACGGCCCAGTGTACATTATATTTCTACCGGAAGAACAGCAACTCCAGGCTCAAACTACGTCGGTGGTAAATCTACTATGGCTGGTAAATACTCGATGAAGTATGTCTCCCCAAAAGCTCCGTATAATTGTTCTACTGCTGTTTCGACAAACCCaccatcaaatcaaataagcCCAACAACTGAGTCTCCATTGAAGCAAGAGGTTAAGAGTTCAGAAGAATGCAAAATTTCCAAGCCAATCATTACTTCGAAAGACGATTTTCGAGAAAATAGAACTGTCGTAAGAGATGTCTTTGCTTCACAAATATCAGATTGGGAATCGGGAAGTCGTTCAACTTGCATTGAGAATCAAAATACTTCTTTGAATATGGAGAtagatgaaaatgatattaaagcgGCATGCCCCAAGCAGGACGAAAATAAAACGAAGGCAAATGATGTCAAGATTAGGGGGTGA
- the LOC111796458 gene encoding uncharacterized protein LOC111796458 isoform X2 encodes MIEIKEKPKKGTISNEDSSAVLERYSVRTIFTLLREVAHVSEVRIDWDKLVKNTSTGISNVREYQLLWRHLAYRHTLLENVDSVTDPLDYDSDLDFEIEPFPSVSNESLNEAAACVKVLIANGIPSESDVPSSSVVEAPLTIGISSNSRPFRASLENPQSACLMQGMYVTFPISVQRQPLPTPSATEVFDVNGAAGGNAASRKRRKPWSKTEDLELMAAVEKYGEGNWANILKADFKGDRTASQLSQRWSIIRKRRGKLSVGANTTSTQTSKAQIDAAHRALSLALDLPVNNSKSANSNMNSSTVSSTSGAEAPVQIQNQSPQVLVPLRPLQVKPLPSAAKSGINTAKNTLMMKSTHNSDSIVRATAVAAGARIVSPSDAASLMKAAQTKNAIHIKSKCVSSIQPPVLGNASTHLDARPSVHYISTGRTATPGSNYVGGKSTMAGKYSMKYVSPKAPYNCSTAVSTNPPSNQISPTTESPLKQEVKSSEECKISKPIITSKDDFRENRTVVRDVFASQISDWESGSRSTCIENQNTSLNMEIDENDIKAACPKQDENKTKANDVKIRG; translated from the exons ATGATTGAGATCAAAGAGAAGCCAAAGAAAGGAACAATCAGTAACGAAGATAGTTCCGCCGTATTGGAAAG ATATTCAGTAAGGACGATATTTACTTTGCTTCGGGAGGTGGCTCATGTTTCGGAAGTGAGAATTGATTGGGACAAGTTGGTGAAGAACACGTCAACTGGGATTTCTAATGTTCGGGAGTATCAGTTGTTATGGCGGCACTTGGCTTATCGTCATACGTTACTGGAAAACGTGGATTCTGTTACTGATCCATTG GATTATGACAGTGACTTGGATTTTGAAATAGAACCTTTTCCATCTGTTAGCAATGAGTCCTTGAATGAAGCTGCCGCATGTGTGAAG GTATTGATTGCTAATGGTATACCAAGTGAGTCAGATGTTCCAAGTAGTTCTGTAGTTGAGGCCCCATTGACTATCGGTATATCATCGAACAGTCGACCATTTAGAGCCAGTCTTGAAAATCCTCAATCTGCTTGTTTGATGCAAGGAATGTATGTTACCTTTCCTATTTCGGTTCAGAGACAGCCTCTTCCAACACCATCAGCAACTGAAGTATTTGACGTGAATGGAGCAGCTGGTGGCAATGCAGCTTctcgaaaaagaagaaaaccttGGTCGAAGACGGAGGATTTGGAATTGATGGCTGCTGTGGAGAAGTATGGTGAAGGGAACTGGGCAAATATCTTGAAAGCAGACTTCAAGGGGGATAGGACTGCGTCACAGCTATCTCAG AGGTGGTCCATTATTCGGAAGCGACGTGGTAAGTTGAGTGTGGGAGCTAACACCACAAGTACTCAGACATCTAAAGCTCAGATTGATGCTGCACACCGCGCATTGTCCCTTGCCCTTGATTTGCCTGTGAATAACTCAAAATCAG CAAATTCAAACATGAATAGTAGCACTGTCTCTTCTACAAGTGGTGCCGAAGCTCCGGTTCAAATACAGAATCAGTCTCCACAGGTTCTCGTGCCTTTACGGCCTCTGCAGGTGAAGCCTTTACCTTCAGCAGCGAAATCAGGAATCAACACTGCCAAGAATACGTTGATGATGAAGTCTACTCACAATTCTGATTCTATAGTTAGAGCCACTGCTGTAGCTGCAGGGGCCCGGATTGTTTCTCCATCCGATGCTGCGTCTCTAATGAAAGCTGCACAGACTAAAAATGCCATCCACATAAAATCCAAATGTGTTTCTTCAATCCAGCCACCCGTGCTTGGTAATGCATCGACGCACTTGGATGCACGGCCCAGTGTACATTATATTTCTACCGGAAGAACAGCAACTCCAGGCTCAAACTACGTCGGTGGTAAATCTACTATGGCTGGTAAATACTCGATGAAGTATGTCTCCCCAAAAGCTCCGTATAATTGTTCTACTGCTGTTTCGACAAACCCaccatcaaatcaaataagcCCAACAACTGAGTCTCCATTGAAGCAAGAGGTTAAGAGTTCAGAAGAATGCAAAATTTCCAAGCCAATCATTACTTCGAAAGACGATTTTCGAGAAAATAGAACTGTCGTAAGAGATGTCTTTGCTTCACAAATATCAGATTGGGAATCGGGAAGTCGTTCAACTTGCATTGAGAATCAAAATACTTCTTTGAATATGGAGAtagatgaaaatgatattaaagcgGCATGCCCCAAGCAGGACGAAAATAAAACGAAGGCAAATGATGTCAAGATTAGGGGGTGA
- the LOC111797203 gene encoding serine/threonine-protein kinase CTR1-like, producing the protein MPHRTTYFFPRQFPDRGFDSASTSKHISDHEKKINKDTFSTESDAKPTPRPARDFSVTKSSAVSDLFTGDKAQSNKKLPAFYDWLVDKKATRSATAHVKTWLSNCDEDRELLLPPPTSEPEHNTASVKDWSVDRNFDRQVSLPRVSSGSSYAGSLFSGTGTGTVDGNFSSDVKDSSASKILSSHTARPEEIEVGDGNESIAKKAKESYYLQLALAATLRSHASLAGDPVLLEEGRVEIADAETVSYRLWVSGCLSYSDKISDGFYNILGMNPYLWVMCNGFEEGRRLPPLMSLRTIEPSETSMEVILVDRRGDSRLKELEDKAQELYCASESTLMLVEKLGKLVAIYMGGTFPVEQGGLHLHWKVVSKRLRDFQKCIVLPIGSLSMGLCRHRAILFKKLADYIGLPCRIAKGCKYCVADHRSSCLVKIEDDKKSLREYVVDLVGQPGNVHGPDSSINGGFQSSIPSPLHISHLKEFQEPYVESYFRHQTVGSKQIGGLPENPLRSGFGEHQMKGGSTLHRSSGAEIDKLVDQAPMSMRSSQLRVETKVSKECVLKNQIMPSADANGCEVLGSIGGASLCENKVVIEEIYQQEDVVAGISLNETSIDLSKLSLSTQTDSKEVEGRSQNCSASTYPKYLTLEPSLAMDWLEISWDELHIKERVGAGSFGTVHRAEWHGSDVAVKVLTMQDFHDDQLKEFLREVAIMKRVRHPNVVLFMGAVTKRPHLSIVTEYLPRGSLYRLIHRPSSSELMDQRKRLRMALDVAKGINYLHCLNPPIVHWDLKSPNLLVDKNWTVKVCDFGLSRFKANTFISSKSVAGTPEWMAPEFLRGEPSNEKSDVYSFGVILWELVTMQQPWSGLGPAQVVGAVAFQNRRLSIPSSTSPLLASLIESCWADDPAQRPSFTSIVDSLKKLLKSPQQLIAMGAT; encoded by the exons ATGCCGCATAGAACGACTTACTTTTTTCCCAGGCAGTTTCCTGATCGCGGATTTGATTCGGCGTCAACCTCCAAACACATTTCGGATCACgagaagaaaatcaacaaAGACACTTTTAGTACTGAAAGCGACGCGAAACCGACCCCGCGGCCTGCGCGCGACTTTAGCGTCACGAAGAGTTCGGCTGTATCGGATCTTTTCACGGGGGACAAGGCTCAAAGCAACAAGAAACTACCTGCTTTTTACGATTGGTTGGTGGATAAGAAAGCAACGCGATCGGCAACAGCTCACGTGAAAACTTGGCTTTCCAATTGCGACGAGGACCGCGAGCTCTTGCTTCCACCGCCTACCTCGGAGCCGGAGCATAATACAGCGTCGGTTAAGGATTGGAGTGTTGACCGGAACTTTGACCGGCAAGTTTCACTGCCTAGAGTATCAAGCGGGAGTAGCTATGCCGGGAGTTTGTTTTCAGGCACGGGAACGGGGACAGTGGATGGAAACTTTTCCAGCGATGTCAAGGATTCATCTGCGTCCAAGATATTGTCCTCGCACACGGCAAGGCCGGAAGAGATTGAGGTTGGAGATGGTAACGAAAGCATAGCAAAGAAAGCTAAAGAGAGTTATTACCTGCAACTTGCTTTGGCTGCCACGCTTCGTTCCCATGCTAGCCTCGCTGGCGATCCTGTGCTTCTGGAGGAAGGCAGGGTGGAAATTGCGGACGCTGAAACTGTTTCTTATCGACTTTGG GTAAGTGGTTGCCTGTCTTACTCCGACAAAATATCAGACGGATTCTACAATATTTTGGGTATGAACCCGTATCTCTGGGTTATGTGCAATGGTTTTGAGGAAGGTAGACGGTTACCTCCTCTGATGTCGCTTAGAACCATTGAACCAAGTGAGACGTCAATGGAGGTGATTCTTGTTGATAGACGTGGGGACTCTCGACTGAAAGAACTTGAAGACAAAGCACAAGAACTATATTGTGCTTCCGAGAGCACCTTAATGTTAGTGGAGAAACTAGGAAAGCTTGTTGCGATCTACATGGG GGGAACTTTTCCGGTGGAGCAAGGGGGGTTGCACCTCCATTGGAAAGTGGTGAGCAAAAGATTGAGGGACTTCCAGAAATGCATTGTTCTTCCTATTGGTAGTCTTTCTATGGGACTATGTAGGCACCGTGCAATCCTTTTCAAG AAATTGGCAGATTATATAGGCTTGCCATGTCGGATAGCTAAAGGTTGCAAGTACTGTGTTGCGGATCATCGATCCTCTTGCCTTGTCAAAATTGAAGATGACAAGAAATCGTTGAG GGAATATGTAGTTGATTTAGTGGGGCAACCAGGAAATGTACATGGTCCAGATTCCTCAATTAATGGAGGGTTTCAATCTTCAATTCCTTCACCGCTCCACATTTCTCATTTAAAAGAGTTTCAAGAACCTTATGTGGAAAGTTATTTCCGTCATCAAACTGTTGGGTCGAAGCAAATCGGTGGGTTGCCTGAAAATCCTCTACGTTCAG GTTTTGGAGAGCACCAGATGAAAGGGGGAAGCACTTTGCATAGAAGTTCAGGGGCTGAAATTGATAAATTGGTTGATCAAGCTCCTATGAGTATGAGATCATCTCAGCTGCGTGTGGAAACAAAAGTGAGCAAGGAGTGTGTGCTTAAGAATCAAATAATGCCATCCGCTGATGCCAACGGCTGTGAGGTGTTGGGTTCTATTGGTGGTGCATCTTTATGTGAAAACAAAGTTGTCATTGAAGAAATATACCAACAAGAGGATGTTGTTGCGGGAATTTCACTAAATGAAACTAGCATTGATCTGTCCAAATTAAGCTTGTCAACTCAAACTGATTCAAAAGAGGTTGAGGGTAGGTCTCAAAATTGTTCAGCATCAACATATCCAAAATATCTAACACTTGAACCATCACTTGCAATGGATTGGCTGGAAATTTCATGGGACGAATTACATATAAAGGAGCGTGTTGGAGCTG GCTCATTTGGTACTGTGCACCGTGCTGAATGGCATGGATCG GATGTTGCTGTCAAGGTTCTAACCATGCAGGATTTCCATGATGATCAGTTAAAAGAGTTTCTAAGGGAG GTTGCGATAATGAAGCGGGTGCGCCATCCGAATGTGGTACTCTTCATGGGTGCAGTTACAAAGCGACCTCATCTTTCAATAGTGACCGAGTATCTGCCCAG GGGTAGTCTATACCGTCTAATCCATCGGCCATCTTCTAGTGAATTGATGGATCAAAGGAAACGATTGCGCATGGCGTTGGATGTG GCGAAGGGAATCAACTACCTACATTGTCTCAATCCTCCTATAGTACACTGGGATCTTAAATCCCCTAACTTGTTGGTTGACAAAAATTGGACGGTCAAG GTTTGTGATTTTGGGTTATCCAGATTCAAAGCAAACACTTTCATATCATCAAAATCTGTTGCTGGAACG CCCGAGTGGATGGCTCCAGAATTCCTTCGTGGAGAGCCTTCGAATGAGAAGTCCGATGTCTACAGTTTTGGGGTGATCCTCTGGGAACTAGTAACCATGCAACAACCATGGAGTGGGCTTGGCCCGGCTCAG GTTGTGGGAGCTGTCGCTTTCCAGAATAGAAGGCTTTCTATCCCATCAAGTACTTCTCCATTGTTGGCTTCCCTAATTGAATCTTGCTGGGCAGA CGATCCTGCTCAACGTCCATCCTTCACAAGCATAGTTGACTCCCTAAAGAAATTGCTTAAATCTCCACAGCAATTGATAGCAATGGGTGCAACGTGA